A window of Dehalococcoidia bacterium contains these coding sequences:
- a CDS encoding thrombospondin type 3 repeat-containing protein, with amino-acid sequence MRPIASNTDDTLTLAGGDAWTTVPDSTSRYVAVKPGHDLIAISRDRVFWLEETTTLLGFARLERAENILDIRRAVRLMPNTHNFLAADNKPFNDIGTNLGPGTGNTGEDRDGDGVKNSVDNRPLVANPDQKDANGNRIGDAC; translated from the coding sequence ATGCGTCCTATCGCCTCCAACACCGATGACACGCTGACACTGGCTGGCGGCGACGCATGGACAACCGTTCCTGACAGCACCTCCAGGTACGTCGCCGTGAAGCCCGGGCATGACCTCATTGCCATCTCGCGTGACAGGGTCTTCTGGCTCGAAGAGACGACGACACTTCTCGGCTTTGCCCGGCTGGAGCGCGCCGAGAATATCCTTGACATCCGCCGTGCCGTGAGGCTGATGCCCAACACCCACAATTTCCTCGCCGCCGACAACAAGCCGTTCAACGACATCGGCACCAATTTGGGCCCCGGCACCGGCAATACCGGCGAGGACAGAGACGGTGACGGCGTGAAAAACAGCGTCGACAACCGCCCCCTGGTCGCAAACCCCGATCAGAAGGACGCGAACGGCAACCGCATCGGAGACGCCTGCTAG
- a CDS encoding pyruvate formate lyase family protein: protein MTSTPQAPSIWSPSPALSPRVRRLRDEFFAFAEREHFRNEVRPYGSGVPWDAVWSPYHWGVVPEMYPLFDAIGDCLLAAAESVPLPDGFWKEPLVVRRALFFREVVERHLPVKILDGELIVGSYFNTALSKTHTKRESRQWRKGVKRWLREARRLNDAGVGNCGAVPGHLVPDYPKVLRLGFRGIAAGLEEMRGREPPGERRDLLRALIACCEAAIAFAARYADEAQRLAREEGDPARRAELEEIARICRQVPAGPATTFHEALQSLWFAHMLVMAAESYPGPGLSPGRIDQYLFPYYRADIDAGRLDRQQARELLRCFWIKHNYAYDYQGRIGNQGINSGFGQLVTLGGTNADGSDASNDLTWLMLDVIEEMNLLEPKPNIRLHANTPEPLLRRVAEMTARAQGSPFLLNFDEAAIRGLAWQGLPADQLWDYAPVGCLENTLQGCDRSGTVDVNLNLAKAVELALNDGRDMATGAQIGPRTGDPRSFADFGAFFDAFKRQLKSLLGQLVACNDQADALRARFEPTPYLSVLVDGCAESGRDVTSGGARHNYITVEGVALATTVDSLLAVKQVVFEDRRATMEELLAAIRANFDGYEALRQTLSNRAPKYGTDDPDADGLAREVSRFWTEEAFRHVSPATGKRYRGGYLSWNYWIGYAPLTAATPDGRRRGTYLSNGVCPVVGADREGLTAVIRSVGQLGLETAPNGASHTLTVSPSLLRDEEHVDKFVALLRAYCRVGGTALQINVIDPETLRNAQADPETYRNLLVRVTGYNAYFVTLGREIQDEIIAREAGRL from the coding sequence ATGACATCAACTCCTCAGGCGCCGTCAATCTGGTCGCCTTCCCCGGCCCTGTCGCCGCGCGTCCGGCGCCTTCGCGACGAGTTCTTCGCCTTCGCGGAGCGCGAGCACTTCCGCAATGAGGTCCGGCCCTACGGCAGTGGCGTCCCCTGGGACGCGGTATGGTCACCCTATCATTGGGGAGTCGTGCCGGAGATGTACCCGCTGTTCGACGCTATCGGCGATTGCCTGCTCGCCGCCGCCGAGTCCGTCCCGCTCCCCGACGGCTTCTGGAAGGAGCCGCTTGTCGTGCGCCGCGCCCTCTTCTTCCGCGAGGTTGTGGAGCGGCATCTGCCCGTGAAAATCCTGGACGGCGAGCTGATCGTCGGTTCCTACTTCAACACAGCGCTTTCCAAGACGCACACGAAGCGTGAGTCGCGCCAGTGGCGAAAGGGCGTCAAGCGCTGGCTGCGGGAGGCGCGGCGGCTGAACGATGCCGGCGTGGGGAACTGCGGCGCGGTCCCCGGACACCTCGTGCCAGACTACCCGAAGGTGCTCCGCCTGGGCTTCAGGGGCATTGCCGCCGGACTGGAGGAGATGCGCGGACGCGAACCACCGGGCGAAAGGCGCGACCTCCTCCGCGCCCTGATAGCCTGCTGCGAGGCGGCTATCGCCTTCGCCGCCCGCTATGCCGACGAGGCGCAGCGGCTTGCCCGCGAGGAAGGCGATCCGGCGCGTCGCGCGGAACTAGAGGAGATAGCGCGCATCTGCCGTCAGGTCCCCGCTGGGCCGGCGACGACCTTCCACGAGGCGCTGCAATCGCTCTGGTTTGCCCACATGCTCGTGATGGCCGCCGAGTCATACCCCGGCCCCGGCCTCTCACCCGGCCGCATAGACCAGTACCTCTTCCCCTACTACCGCGCCGATATCGACGCCGGCCGGCTCGACAGGCAGCAGGCCCGGGAGTTGCTCCGGTGCTTCTGGATCAAGCACAACTACGCCTACGACTATCAGGGCCGCATCGGCAACCAGGGGATCAACTCCGGGTTCGGCCAGCTCGTGACCCTCGGCGGCACGAACGCCGACGGCAGCGACGCCTCGAACGACCTCACGTGGCTGATGCTGGACGTCATCGAAGAGATGAACCTGCTGGAGCCGAAGCCCAACATCCGACTGCACGCGAACACGCCGGAGCCGTTGCTGCGCCGCGTCGCCGAGATGACGGCCCGCGCCCAGGGCTCGCCCTTCCTGCTGAACTTCGACGAGGCGGCCATCCGCGGCCTCGCCTGGCAGGGCCTTCCCGCCGACCAGCTCTGGGACTACGCCCCCGTCGGCTGCCTAGAGAATACCCTCCAGGGCTGCGACCGCTCGGGCACCGTCGACGTTAACCTCAACCTTGCGAAAGCCGTGGAACTCGCCCTCAACGACGGCAGGGACATGGCGACGGGCGCGCAGATCGGGCCGCGCACCGGCGACCCGCGGTCGTTCGCCGATTTCGGCGCCTTCTTTGACGCCTTCAAGCGACAACTCAAGTCGCTTCTCGGTCAGCTCGTCGCCTGCAACGACCAGGCCGACGCCCTTCGCGCCCGCTTCGAGCCTACGCCTTACCTGAGCGTGCTCGTCGACGGCTGCGCCGAGAGCGGTCGCGACGTCACTTCGGGCGGCGCAAGACACAACTACATCACCGTCGAGGGCGTCGCCCTGGCAACCACGGTCGATTCCCTTCTCGCGGTCAAGCAGGTCGTCTTCGAGGACAGGCGCGCCACGATGGAAGAGCTGCTGGCCGCCATCCGCGCCAATTTCGACGGATATGAGGCGTTGCGTCAGACGCTCTCCAACCGCGCGCCGAAATACGGCACCGACGACCCCGATGCCGACGGCCTGGCCCGCGAGGTCTCGCGCTTCTGGACAGAGGAGGCCTTCCGCCACGTCTCGCCCGCGACGGGTAAACGCTACCGGGGCGGCTATCTCTCTTGGAACTACTGGATTGGTTATGCGCCGTTGACGGCTGCCACTCCAGACGGACGCCGGCGCGGGACGTACCTCTCGAACGGGGTCTGCCCCGTGGTCGGGGCCGACCGCGAGGGACTCACGGCGGTCATCCGCTCCGTGGGGCAGCTGGGGCTGGAGACGGCGCCCAACGGGGCGTCGCACACCCTGACGGTCAGCCCGTCACTCCTCCGCGATGAAGAACATGTCGACAAGTTCGTCGCCCTCCTTCGCGCCTATTGTCGCGTGGGTGGCACTGCCCTCCAGATCAACGTCATCGATCCCGAGACGCTGCGAAACGCTCAGGCCGATCCCGAGACCTATCGCAACCTGCTGGTGCGCGTGACGGGCTACAATGCGTACTTCGTGACGTTGGGACGGGAGATACAAGACGAGATCATCGCCCGCGAGGCAGGAAGACTGTGA
- a CDS encoding pyridoxamine 5'-phosphate oxidase family protein, whose protein sequence is MIAAAPPQTSLTSEAVRALSGLRTPKFLATRNEEGVANVVPVLSLDAFDDRTLVFGEMMVWKTKRNLEADARVSVLVLAPDLRCWTIRGRFVGFERSGPRFDRVAASPDARYNPYGSYRSAGVIEVLETAGASRVSQRELLLGTLRGRVLARRLAAGGRPVMPVQVKEKFDRLKAVKALACVDPDGGPHCVPAMPAVAAGRGRLVLGGAAVDAVAALPGGAPLAAAVLSLEPVAYQVKGRFAGLRRSLGQSFAVLDVLEAYSASPPLPGHLLPMKP, encoded by the coding sequence GTGATCGCCGCTGCTCCGCCGCAAACGAGTCTCACTTCCGAGGCGGTTCGCGCCCTGTCCGGCCTTCGGACGCCTAAGTTCCTCGCCACTCGCAACGAGGAGGGCGTCGCCAACGTCGTCCCCGTCCTCTCGCTCGACGCCTTCGACGACAGGACGCTGGTCTTCGGTGAAATGATGGTCTGGAAGACGAAGCGCAACCTGGAAGCCGATGCCCGCGTCTCCGTCCTCGTTCTCGCGCCCGACCTCCGCTGCTGGACGATCAGGGGCCGCTTTGTCGGCTTCGAGCGCAGCGGCCCCCGTTTCGACCGTGTCGCCGCGTCGCCGGACGCCCGCTACAATCCCTACGGCAGCTACCGGAGCGCAGGCGTAATCGAGGTGCTGGAGACCGCAGGCGCCTCCCGGGTTTCGCAGCGGGAACTCCTGCTGGGGACGCTTCGAGGCCGTGTGCTGGCGCGCCGCTTGGCCGCCGGCGGCCGGCCGGTCATGCCCGTCCAGGTGAAGGAAAAGTTCGACAGGCTGAAAGCGGTGAAGGCCCTCGCCTGCGTGGACCCGGACGGCGGGCCTCATTGCGTGCCCGCCATGCCGGCAGTCGCAGCGGGCAGGGGCCGGCTCGTCTTGGGCGGCGCCGCCGTCGATGCCGTCGCCGCTCTCCCCGGCGGCGCGCCGCTGGCGGCTGCTGTGCTCAGCCTGGAGCCGGTCGCGTACCAGGTGAAAGGGCGCTTCGCCGGCCTGCGGCGGAGCCTGGGACAGTCTTTTGCGGTCCTCGATGTTCTTGAAGCCTACAGCGCGTCGCCGCCGCTGCCGGGCCATCTCTTGCCTATGAAGCCTTGA
- a CDS encoding isocitrate lyase/PEP mutase family protein, which translates to MNQNLSRREVLRASAVAVAAGGLALAACNDGGRKSPGSNSAIPATGATPTPSPDAGPAVHPLIRDGKVMVVPGVYDVLSAKIAERTGFPVVVVTGYGASASHLGEPDFGLLTQTEMRDVVRRITSAVGIAVVVDGDTGYGGPLNVQRLVRELIRMGARGVILEDQRWPKRCGHMRGKEVVDAEEHAAKIRAARDAIGDAPFLLTARTDALETHGLDEAISRARRYKEAGANILFVEGPRSREELRRIGRELPPPLAVNLIEGGRTPLCSLEELAEMGFFSIGFVLSGLYAAARALERTYAEIRKEGTTIGLGDSMFSFDEFNSLIGAETRYAEDERYRP; encoded by the coding sequence ATGAACCAGAATCTTTCCAGACGAGAAGTGCTGCGCGCGTCCGCGGTCGCCGTCGCCGCGGGTGGGCTGGCGCTGGCAGCGTGTAATGACGGCGGCCGGAAGTCGCCTGGTTCGAACTCCGCGATTCCGGCAACGGGCGCAACGCCGACGCCATCGCCGGATGCCGGCCCTGCCGTGCACCCCCTTATCCGCGATGGGAAGGTGATGGTGGTGCCCGGCGTTTATGACGTCCTCTCGGCGAAGATTGCCGAGCGCACTGGCTTTCCGGTCGTGGTGGTGACGGGCTACGGGGCGTCGGCGAGCCACCTGGGCGAGCCCGACTTCGGCCTACTCACCCAGACGGAGATGCGGGACGTGGTGCGCCGGATCACGTCTGCCGTCGGAATCGCGGTGGTGGTCGACGGCGATACCGGCTACGGCGGCCCTCTCAACGTGCAGCGGCTCGTGCGTGAGCTGATCCGGATGGGCGCGAGGGGGGTCATCCTCGAGGACCAGCGCTGGCCCAAGCGGTGCGGGCATATGCGCGGCAAAGAGGTCGTCGATGCGGAGGAGCACGCCGCCAAGATCCGGGCGGCGCGGGACGCGATAGGCGACGCCCCGTTCTTGCTGACGGCGCGCACCGATGCCCTGGAGACGCACGGCCTCGACGAAGCGATCAGCAGGGCCCGCCGGTACAAGGAAGCCGGCGCCAACATACTCTTCGTCGAGGGGCCGCGGTCCCGTGAGGAGCTGCGACGCATCGGCCGGGAGCTGCCCCCGCCGCTCGCGGTCAATCTCATCGAGGGCGGCCGCACTCCTCTCTGCTCCCTGGAGGAGCTTGCCGAGATGGGGTTCTTCAGCATCGGTTTTGTCCTTTCCGGTCTTTACGCCGCTGCCCGCGCGCTCGAACGCACGTATGCGGAGATCCGGAAGGAGGGGACGACGATCGGCTTGGGCGACAGCATGTTCTCGTTCGACGAGTTCAACTCGCTCATCGGCGCCGAAACCAGGTACGCCGAGGACGAGCGCTATCGCCCGTGA
- a CDS encoding response regulator transcription factor has translation MENARRIRVLIVEDHLVVRTGLRLIIESQSDMDVVGEARDGMEAAGMVEELSPNVVVMDISLPGLSGLEAARRIKSARPDVRILFLTMHDNEEYFFQAIQSGADGYVTKSAPEWEVLTGIRSVHQGQCYLNPKVAKLLVNDYLDKIKSGEEKAPYDGLTDREREILHLVALGNSNREIAQILMISEHTVHNHRARLMEKLGVHNRLELLKHAIRRGIISPDV, from the coding sequence ATGGAGAACGCGCGAAGAATCCGGGTGCTCATAGTGGAAGACCATCTGGTGGTGCGCACCGGACTTCGCCTTATCATCGAGTCCCAGTCCGATATGGACGTGGTCGGCGAAGCCAGGGACGGCATGGAGGCCGCCGGCATGGTGGAAGAACTCTCGCCGAACGTAGTCGTGATGGATATCAGCCTCCCCGGCCTGAGCGGGCTGGAGGCGGCCCGTCGGATAAAGAGCGCGCGGCCAGACGTGCGCATCCTCTTTCTCACGATGCATGACAACGAGGAGTACTTTTTCCAGGCGATCCAGTCGGGCGCCGACGGCTACGTCACAAAGTCGGCGCCGGAGTGGGAGGTGCTCACGGGAATCCGCTCCGTCCACCAGGGCCAGTGCTACCTCAACCCGAAGGTGGCGAAGCTCCTGGTCAACGACTACCTTGACAAGATCAAGAGCGGCGAGGAGAAGGCCCCATACGACGGCCTGACCGATCGGGAGAGGGAGATACTGCACCTCGTCGCGCTGGGGAACTCCAACCGTGAGATAGCGCAGATCCTGATGATCAGCGAGCACACCGTCCACAACCACCGCGCGCGGCTGATGGAGAAGCTGGGCGTGCACAACCGTCTGGAGCTGCTGAAGCATGCCATCCGCCGCGGCATCATCTCCCCCGACGTTTAG
- a CDS encoding MCP four helix bundle domain-containing protein encodes MPIRLKLVIGFNVLLAALGLLGYFVFQDLSKAHDTSARLSSLQWPRIEQAGDIAEEISQLRSLELQYITSEDHEQIAGNLAATVSSIGRQMAEYWVGLENGGAPPSSFTREYTSYLSLHQKMIGLADAGESEEALALYADSAAAFGSLTEEADSVFQQALVDARVATDDQYSTLGRARYVLVGGLAAVAALVFGMGHPLSTYIHRRLQALIGATERVRRGDFGERLALSGGDEFQTVAAALNDMMDTLQKVRDELVHLHAEALRTREERIALLHKNITMVVKAQEDERLRVARELHDQASQSLTGLHLGLSRLEQTVSSARLREEISSLRGLTVEAMDMIRNVALDLRPSTLDDLGLVPALRDYVKTFSGRVGLPVEFEASGINGRLPAETEIALFRIAQEGLTNVAKHAQASKARVCLYAGSRRPLVLIVEDDGVGFDVDKALGPDSGKHLGLFGIQERCLLLGARLDLSSASGQGTRLVVSVPPPPSADAGIGAAGASV; translated from the coding sequence GTGCCGATCCGCCTGAAGCTGGTCATCGGGTTCAACGTGCTGCTGGCGGCGCTCGGCCTCCTCGGCTATTTCGTCTTCCAGGACCTCTCGAAGGCGCACGACACTTCCGCCCGCCTCAGCTCTCTCCAGTGGCCGCGGATCGAGCAGGCCGGCGATATCGCCGAAGAGATTTCGCAGTTGCGCTCGCTGGAACTGCAATACATCACCAGCGAGGACCATGAGCAGATCGCGGGCAACCTCGCCGCCACCGTCAGTTCCATCGGCAGGCAAATGGCGGAATACTGGGTCGGCCTGGAAAACGGAGGGGCTCCGCCGTCCTCCTTCACCCGCGAGTACACTTCCTATCTTTCGTTGCATCAGAAGATGATCGGGCTGGCCGACGCCGGGGAGTCTGAGGAGGCCCTCGCCCTCTACGCCGATTCGGCGGCCGCCTTCGGCTCGCTCACCGAGGAGGCGGACAGCGTCTTCCAGCAGGCGCTCGTGGACGCCCGCGTGGCCACCGATGACCAGTATTCGACGCTCGGGCGCGCGCGGTACGTCCTCGTCGGCGGGCTGGCAGCGGTCGCGGCGCTGGTTTTCGGGATGGGGCATCCGCTCAGCACCTACATCCACCGCCGCCTGCAGGCGCTGATCGGGGCGACGGAGCGGGTGCGACGGGGCGATTTCGGCGAGCGGCTCGCCCTCTCCGGGGGCGACGAATTCCAGACGGTCGCCGCCGCCCTCAACGACATGATGGACACGCTGCAAAAGGTGCGGGACGAGCTGGTGCACCTCCATGCCGAAGCGCTGCGCACACGTGAGGAGCGCATTGCGCTGCTGCATAAGAACATCACGATGGTGGTCAAGGCACAGGAGGACGAGCGGCTGCGCGTGGCCCGCGAGCTCCACGACCAGGCGAGCCAGTCGCTGACCGGCCTGCACCTCGGGCTGAGCCGCCTGGAGCAGACCGTCTCCTCTGCCCGCCTTCGAGAGGAGATATCTTCCCTGCGCGGCCTCACTGTGGAGGCGATGGACATGATCCGCAACGTGGCGCTCGACCTGCGGCCCAGTACCCTCGATGATCTGGGTCTCGTGCCCGCTCTCCGCGATTATGTAAAGACGTTTTCCGGCCGCGTCGGCCTGCCTGTCGAGTTCGAGGCCTCGGGCATTAACGGCAGGCTACCCGCCGAGACCGAGATCGCCCTGTTCCGCATCGCCCAGGAAGGGCTGACCAATGTCGCAAAGCACGCGCAGGCGAGCAAGGCTCGCGTCTGTCTGTACGCGGGGTCCCGCCGACCGCTGGTCCTTATCGTCGAAGACGACGGCGTCGGCTTCGACGTCGACAAGGCCCTCGGGCCCGATAGCGGCAAGCATCTGGGGTTATTCGGAATTCAGGAGCGCTGCCTGCTCCTGGGCGCCCGTCTGGATCTGTCGTCAGCCAGCGGCCAGGGCACGCGCCTCGTTGTCAGCGTACCGCCCCCGCCATCCGCAGATGCCGGAATAGGCGCCGCCGGCGCATCTGTTTGA
- a CDS encoding AsnC family transcriptional regulator, with the protein MTALALDATDRRLLVLLQRGLPLVTRPYAAIAAQTGLSENEALARLRRLKDGGDSSLIRDIGPIFDSRALGYRSTLVAMAVPVERIDEAAAVINAHPGVSHNYLREHRWNLWFTLAVPPGNDVETAARCLARAAGGFPHVCLPALRTFKIGVRLGIEDDGLLEEAGDETSTLNREGSGPNARDKAFIRALQRNGDIVAEPFAAAADALAVSQEEVLTWMREATRRGWLRRFAAVLYHRRAGYRGNGMAVWKAAPDRVDEIAAAACRRPQVSHCYERATGAGWPYNLFAMIHARDDEECRAIASQISEEARAPDFAVLFSRTEYKKARTRYFV; encoded by the coding sequence GTGACGGCTCTCGCTCTCGACGCAACCGACCGTCGACTTCTCGTCCTGCTGCAGCGGGGACTGCCGCTGGTGACGCGCCCCTACGCCGCCATCGCCGCGCAGACCGGCCTCTCTGAGAACGAGGCGCTGGCCCGCCTCCGCCGCCTCAAAGACGGGGGCGACAGCTCCCTTATACGCGACATCGGCCCCATCTTCGATTCGCGCGCCCTGGGCTATCGCAGCACGCTCGTCGCCATGGCCGTTCCCGTCGAGCGCATCGACGAAGCGGCGGCGGTGATAAACGCTCATCCGGGCGTGAGCCACAACTACCTGCGGGAGCACCGCTGGAACCTCTGGTTCACACTGGCGGTGCCCCCAGGAAACGACGTCGAAACCGCGGCGCGATGTCTGGCGCGGGCGGCAGGCGGCTTCCCCCACGTGTGCCTCCCCGCGCTGCGAACGTTCAAGATCGGCGTCCGCCTGGGCATCGAAGATGACGGGCTCCTTGAAGAAGCCGGCGACGAGACGTCGACCCTGAATCGCGAGGGTTCCGGCCCGAACGCCCGCGACAAGGCATTCATCCGCGCCCTCCAGCGCAACGGCGACATCGTCGCCGAGCCTTTCGCGGCCGCTGCGGACGCTCTCGCCGTCAGCCAGGAGGAGGTCTTGACGTGGATGCGAGAGGCGACGCGGCGGGGATGGCTGCGCCGATTTGCCGCCGTTCTTTACCACCGGCGCGCAGGTTACCGGGGAAACGGGATGGCCGTCTGGAAAGCGGCGCCGGACCGCGTCGACGAGATCGCGGCGGCGGCGTGCCGTCGCCCCCAGGTAAGTCACTGCTACGAGCGCGCTACAGGCGCGGGCTGGCCGTACAATCTCTTCGCCATGATCCACGCCCGAGACGACGAGGAGTGCCGCGCCATCGCATCACAGATATCAGAGGAGGCACGCGCGCCGGACTTCGCCGTCCTCTTCAGCAGAACGGAGTACAAGAAGGCGCGGACGAGGTATTTTGTCTAG
- a CDS encoding radical SAM protein, whose amino-acid sequence MLSVSRLLNGTVTPGDALRYGRRTSRVPAHMLHFSVDKKPVVVWNVTRRCNLRCVHCYADAGGKSLPDELTAAEGLRLIDDLAAFGVPTILFSGGEPLTRDDLFPLVAHAVAKGIRCVLSTNGTLITPDTAADIRRAGFSYVGVSLDGMAATNDRIRGKKGAFDEALRGARYCRDAGVRVGLRFTVHAMNIDDLPPLLDLLEEEDFPRLCVYHLAFSGRGRRMQRFSLEPQQTRAVVDQVFERSDRLHRRGIEKDILTVDNHADNAYLYMRLAGEQPERAGDVYKMLRWNGGNQSGIAISCVDPAGHVHADQFSWHYSLGQVRERSFSDIWSGRGDPVLTILKDRKRYLKGRCRVCRWLDICNGNLRVRAERYFKNLLAPDPGCYLTDEEIGITPGTPEAEEAARWPVPVQNGGHPS is encoded by the coding sequence ATGCTGAGTGTCTCTCGACTGCTGAACGGTACCGTTACCCCCGGCGATGCCCTCCGTTACGGGCGTCGGACGTCGCGGGTGCCCGCGCACATGCTTCACTTCTCGGTCGACAAGAAGCCGGTCGTCGTCTGGAACGTCACCCGCCGCTGCAACCTGCGTTGCGTTCACTGCTACGCCGACGCCGGCGGCAAGTCCCTGCCCGACGAGTTGACGGCCGCTGAAGGGCTGCGCCTCATCGATGACCTGGCGGCGTTCGGCGTGCCCACAATCCTCTTCTCGGGAGGCGAGCCGCTGACGCGAGACGACCTCTTCCCCCTCGTCGCGCACGCGGTCGCGAAGGGCATCCGCTGCGTTCTTTCGACGAACGGGACGCTGATCACGCCCGATACCGCTGCCGACATCCGCCGCGCCGGCTTCTCCTACGTGGGGGTGAGCCTCGACGGCATGGCCGCGACCAACGATAGGATCCGCGGCAAGAAGGGCGCCTTCGACGAGGCGCTGCGCGGCGCCCGCTACTGCCGCGACGCCGGCGTCCGGGTGGGGCTGCGCTTCACCGTCCACGCCATGAACATCGACGACCTGCCGCCGCTGCTCGACCTGCTGGAAGAGGAAGACTTCCCCCGCCTGTGCGTCTACCACCTCGCCTTCTCGGGACGGGGCCGGCGCATGCAGCGCTTCTCCCTCGAGCCGCAGCAGACGCGGGCCGTGGTCGACCAGGTCTTCGAACGCTCTGACCGCTTGCACCGGCGCGGGATCGAGAAGGACATCCTCACCGTCGATAACCACGCCGACAACGCCTACCTCTACATGCGGCTCGCCGGAGAGCAGCCGGAGAGGGCCGGCGACGTCTATAAGATGCTGCGGTGGAACGGCGGCAACCAGTCCGGCATCGCCATAAGCTGCGTCGACCCGGCGGGCCACGTGCACGCCGACCAATTCTCGTGGCACTACAGCCTGGGACAGGTGCGCGAGCGTTCCTTCAGCGACATCTGGTCCGGCCGCGGCGACCCCGTTCTGACGATACTGAAGGACCGCAAGCGCTATCTGAAAGGGCGCTGCCGCGTCTGCCGCTGGCTTGATATCTGCAACGGCAACCTCCGGGTGCGGGCGGAGCGGTACTTCAAGAACCTGCTGGCGCCCGATCCCGGCTGCTACCTCACCGACGAGGAGATCGGCATCACGCCGGGAACGCCGGAGGCCGAAGAGGCGGCCCGCTGGCCGGTGCCGGTGCAGAACGGCGGCCACCCGAGTTAG
- a CDS encoding radical SAM protein: MIRSLSAPRLIFWEATAGCNLRCVHCRRIEVADRLVPEDLTAAESRALIDQVAAFDSPVFVLSGGEPLLRPDIFALARYASDRGLRTALATNATLIDRPTARRVLAAAVRRVAVSLDGATARTHDSFRGLPGSYAAALNGIDCLRAEGISVQINTTVARHNVEELPDIFALALSLGADALHVFLLVPVGCGVDIAAEQMISPQEYERVLEWVWERDQEGPLELKATCAPHYLRVARQREPAPEYERPQVADAGAAGHLGNFGSARKGCLAGSGVCFVSHRGDVFPCGYLPLRVGSVREQPLRDIWQRSPVFHTLRDPDAVGGKCGVCEFRRVCGGCRARALGMSGDFLAEEPFCVYEPLAMRRAVTEGA, from the coding sequence ATGATAAGAAGCCTGTCAGCGCCGCGCCTTATCTTCTGGGAGGCCACTGCCGGCTGCAACCTGCGCTGCGTCCATTGCCGTCGCATCGAGGTCGCTGACAGACTTGTGCCGGAAGACCTGACGGCCGCCGAGTCGCGGGCGCTCATCGACCAGGTCGCGGCCTTCGACAGCCCGGTCTTCGTGCTTTCCGGCGGCGAGCCCCTGCTGCGGCCCGATATCTTCGCGCTCGCACGCTATGCCTCCGACAGGGGCCTCCGGACGGCGCTGGCAACCAACGCCACCCTCATCGACAGGCCAACGGCGCGGCGCGTCCTTGCCGCCGCCGTCCGGAGGGTGGCCGTTAGCCTGGACGGGGCGACGGCGCGCACGCACGACTCCTTCCGCGGCCTTCCCGGCTCCTACGCCGCCGCTCTCAACGGCATCGACTGCCTGCGGGCGGAGGGCATCAGCGTCCAGATCAACACCACTGTGGCGCGCCACAACGTTGAGGAATTGCCGGACATCTTCGCGCTGGCCCTTTCGCTGGGGGCCGATGCGCTGCACGTCTTCCTGCTCGTGCCTGTCGGCTGCGGCGTCGATATCGCCGCCGAGCAGATGATCAGTCCGCAGGAGTACGAGCGCGTGCTCGAATGGGTGTGGGAGCGAGACCAGGAAGGCCCTCTGGAGCTGAAAGCTACCTGCGCCCCCCACTACCTGCGCGTCGCCCGCCAACGCGAGCCCGCGCCCGAGTATGAGCGGCCGCAAGTGGCCGACGCGGGCGCCGCCGGCCATCTGGGCAACTTTGGCAGCGCAAGAAAGGGATGTCTGGCCGGCAGCGGCGTCTGCTTCGTGTCGCACCGGGGCGACGTATTCCCCTGCGGCTACCTGCCACTCCGCGTGGGAAGCGTCCGCGAGCAGCCGCTGCGGGATATCTGGCAGCGATCACCGGTGTTCCACACGCTGCGCGACCCGGACGCCGTCGGCGGCAAGTGCGGCGTCTGCGAGTTCCGTCGCGTTTGCGGCGGCTGCCGCGCCCGCGCCCTGGGAATGAGCGGCGACTTCCTAGCGGAGGAGCCGTTCTGCGTCTACGAGCCACTGGCGATGCGCCGTGCCGTGACGGAAGGAGCGTGA